CCAAAATGCTGCCGGCGGTAACGAATTGACCGTCTCCACGTTTCACGCCGAGACGTTTGGCAATGCTGTCCCGACCGTTTTTCGTGGAGCCGACCCCTTTTTTCTGAGCGAAGAATTGCAGATTCATTTTCAACATGGGTGTCAACCTCCTTTTCAGCCTTATCGGGCCTCACGATTCTGTATCCGTACATGATCCGGATACGCTTCGGCGATCTCGGCGAGAGAGTGAACCATCGCCTCCATCAGCAACTGCACGCGTTCAGCCGCATTTGGTTCTAGCTCGGGAATGCGACACTCGATTCTGCCTGCGGATTCGTCCGCTGCGTACACGCGGACACCCAACAGTTTTTCCGTCGCATTG
Above is a window of Polycladomyces subterraneus DNA encoding:
- a CDS encoding ribosomal-processing cysteine protease Prp — its product is MIQVEVFRKRGRIERVIVEGHAYFDEPGRDIVCAAVSSITIGLVNATEKLLGVRVYAADESAGRIECRIPELEPNAAERVQLLMEAMVHSLAEIAEAYPDHVRIQNREAR